A region of Leclercia adecarboxylata DNA encodes the following proteins:
- a CDS encoding MFS transporter: protein MSRANKNITIPVSIGYGLTDIMGGGAFTVIGAWLLFFYTTFVGLSPIEAASIVAIARIVDAVVSLFMGSLTDHFYKNYFGKKFGRRRFFLLIGAPLMLVYALLWLDGMSYAFYLAVYLAFEIIAAMVLIPWETLPSEMTKEFNGRTKLSTCRMFMSASGTFLATFIPGLLIGYFGEQSANAYLINGVIFAVLFMVCVFISWKVTWEREITPEMQVELEKSALPGSLSDKLRAVVDLFKSYASTLKIRAFRKHLAIYLLSFTGKDVYNTVFVFFCVYCLNVSSSLAGSLLSMSIVGLPVTLIAGFGIIKYGPARLYVFAYALMMLCLAGFLAVYQIPALNTVATLFILAGVYQVGRCVLEFTPWNVFPFIPDIDEMVSRQRREGLFAAVMTFSRKTTVAIATFVVGLLLQNGGFVKGSQVQPPEAIHTIAMLMFVGTAGLLILAMWQALTFRLNKETHQIFVAEVDRLRANGSKAAVEPHVRRIVEDLTGHDYDTLWTAPNSLPDQQREKATIAG from the coding sequence ATGTCTCGTGCAAATAAAAACATCACTATTCCGGTTAGTATTGGATACGGTCTGACCGATATTATGGGCGGCGGCGCATTTACCGTTATTGGCGCCTGGCTATTATTTTTCTACACCACCTTTGTCGGTCTGTCGCCCATTGAAGCAGCATCAATTGTTGCCATTGCCCGTATTGTCGATGCGGTGGTCAGTCTGTTTATGGGCAGCCTAACGGACCACTTTTATAAAAACTATTTTGGTAAGAAATTTGGCCGTCGGCGTTTCTTCCTGCTGATCGGCGCGCCGTTGATGCTGGTTTACGCCTTACTCTGGCTCGACGGAATGAGCTATGCGTTTTATCTGGCGGTCTACCTGGCGTTTGAGATCATCGCCGCCATGGTGCTGATCCCGTGGGAAACCCTGCCTTCCGAGATGACCAAAGAGTTTAATGGTCGCACTAAGTTATCCACCTGCCGGATGTTTATGTCGGCGTCCGGTACCTTTCTGGCGACCTTTATTCCGGGGCTGTTGATTGGTTATTTTGGCGAGCAGAGCGCCAACGCCTATCTGATAAACGGCGTGATTTTCGCGGTGCTGTTTATGGTCTGCGTCTTTATTTCATGGAAAGTGACCTGGGAGCGGGAGATCACTCCGGAAATGCAGGTGGAACTGGAAAAATCAGCCTTACCCGGTAGCCTGTCTGACAAACTTCGCGCGGTCGTTGACCTGTTCAAATCCTACGCCTCGACGCTGAAAATCCGCGCTTTCAGAAAGCATCTGGCAATTTATCTCCTGTCGTTCACCGGCAAAGATGTCTATAACACCGTGTTTGTCTTCTTCTGCGTTTACTGCCTGAACGTCTCGTCGTCGCTGGCAGGGAGCCTGCTGTCGATGAGCATTGTCGGCCTGCCGGTGACGCTCATTGCCGGGTTCGGGATCATCAAATACGGTCCGGCCCGGCTGTACGTTTTCGCTTATGCCCTGATGATGCTGTGCCTGGCTGGTTTTCTGGCGGTGTATCAGATCCCGGCCCTGAATACCGTTGCCACGCTGTTCATCCTGGCTGGGGTGTATCAGGTCGGGCGCTGCGTACTGGAGTTCACGCCGTGGAACGTTTTCCCGTTTATTCCCGATATTGACGAAATGGTCAGCCGTCAGCGCCGGGAAGGGCTGTTCGCTGCGGTGATGACCTTCTCGCGCAAAACCACGGTTGCCATCGCCACCTTTGTGGTTGGCCTGCTGCTGCAAAACGGCGGCTTTGTGAAGGGCAGCCAGGTTCAGCCGCCGGAAGCCATTCATACGATCGCCATGCTGATGTTCGTCGGCACCGCCGGGCTGTTAATTCTGGCTATGTGGCAGGCTCTGACGTTCCGGCTGAATAAAGAGACTCACCAGATCTTTGTGGCGGAGGTTGATCGCCTCAGGGCCAATGGTTCAAAAGCGGCGGTCGAACCGCACGTACGGCGTATCGTGGAGGATCTGACCGGGCATGACTACGACACATTATGGACAGCACCGAATTCGCTGCCAGACCAACAGCGTGAAAAGGCCACCATTGCAGGATAA
- a CDS encoding mannitol dehydrogenase family protein, protein MKNPLLHAQATLPQYNRDNLQTRIVHLGFGAFHRAHQAVYADILAADHGSEWGYCEVNLIGGEQQIADLKAQDNLFTVAEMSADAWTARVVGVVKKALHAQVDGLEAVLDAMCEPQVAIVSLTITEKGYCHAPATGQLMLDHPLIAADLQNPHQPVSAVGVVVEALARRKQAGLPAFTVMSCDNMPENGHVMRNVTCAYARAVSAELADWIETHVTFPSTMVDRIVPAVTADTLNKIEQITGVRDPAGVACEPFRQWVIEDNFVAGRPAWEKAGAELVADVIPFEEMKLRMLNGSHSFLAYLGYLAGYQHINDCMEDANYKRAARALMLNEQAPTLKVTGVDLGRYADLLIERYSNPALRHRTWQIAMDGSQKLPQRMLDSVRWHRVHQKPFPLLALGVAGWMRYVGGVDERGEAIEVCDPLLPVIQAAVKGSAEGESRVKALLGIETIFGQELPQDKVFVDAVMNAYATLLKDGAKATVAQYAAQI, encoded by the coding sequence ATGAAAAATCCGTTATTACATGCGCAAGCCACGCTTCCTCAATACAACCGCGACAACCTGCAGACACGCATCGTGCATCTCGGGTTTGGTGCCTTCCATCGCGCGCATCAGGCAGTCTATGCCGATATTCTGGCCGCCGATCACGGCAGTGAGTGGGGCTATTGCGAGGTCAATCTGATTGGCGGCGAGCAGCAGATCGCGGATCTCAAGGCGCAGGATAATCTCTTCACCGTGGCGGAAATGTCTGCCGATGCCTGGACGGCGCGGGTGGTTGGCGTGGTCAAAAAAGCGCTGCATGCCCAGGTGGATGGGCTGGAAGCGGTGCTGGATGCCATGTGCGAGCCGCAGGTGGCGATCGTCTCGTTAACCATCACCGAAAAAGGCTACTGCCATGCCCCGGCTACCGGGCAGTTGATGCTCGATCACCCGCTGATCGCCGCCGATCTGCAAAATCCTCACCAGCCGGTATCCGCCGTGGGTGTGGTGGTAGAAGCGCTGGCGCGACGCAAACAAGCCGGGCTGCCAGCCTTCACCGTGATGTCCTGCGACAACATGCCGGAGAACGGCCATGTGATGCGCAACGTGACCTGCGCCTATGCCCGCGCGGTGAGCGCTGAGCTGGCGGACTGGATCGAAACGCACGTGACTTTCCCGTCAACCATGGTCGACCGTATTGTGCCTGCCGTCACCGCCGATACGCTGAATAAAATCGAACAGATCACCGGCGTGCGCGATCCGGCAGGGGTGGCCTGTGAGCCGTTCCGCCAGTGGGTTATCGAAGACAACTTTGTCGCGGGTCGTCCGGCGTGGGAGAAAGCCGGGGCTGAACTGGTGGCCGATGTGATCCCGTTCGAAGAGATGAAGCTGCGTATGCTGAACGGCAGCCACTCCTTCCTGGCCTACCTGGGCTATCTGGCGGGCTATCAGCACATCAACGACTGCATGGAGGACGCGAACTACAAGCGCGCCGCCCGCGCGCTGATGCTAAACGAGCAGGCCCCGACCCTGAAAGTCACCGGCGTGGATCTCGGACGTTACGCCGATCTATTGATCGAACGCTACAGCAATCCGGCGCTGCGCCACCGTACCTGGCAGATCGCCATGGACGGCAGCCAGAAGCTGCCTCAGCGTATGCTGGATTCCGTGCGCTGGCACCGTGTCCATCAGAAGCCCTTCCCGCTGCTGGCGCTGGGCGTGGCGGGCTGGATGCGTTACGTCGGTGGGGTGGACGAGCGTGGTGAAGCCATCGAGGTGTGCGATCCGCTGCTGCCGGTGATTCAGGCGGCGGTCAAAGGCAGTGCGGAAGGCGAAAGCCGCGTAAAAGCGCTGCTGGGAATTGAGACTATTTTCGGCCAGGAGTTACCGCAGGATAAAGTATTTGTTGATGCGGTGATGAATGCCTACGCGACATTATTAAAAGACGGGGCCAAAGCCACTGTGGCACAATACGCCGCACAGATTTAA
- a CDS encoding universal stress protein — MYKKILMPVDVFEMDLSDKAVRHAAFLARADNAEITLLNVLPVNSRALLRGFSSDIAKFEAYMTEESKRKMNELKRLFDVPPERMHTEVRFGSVRDEIIATGTEGKFDIIVIGSKKPGVTTHLLGSNAESVLRYAKIPVLVVR; from the coding sequence ATGTATAAGAAAATATTGATGCCTGTCGATGTCTTTGAAATGGATTTGAGTGATAAGGCTGTGCGTCACGCCGCGTTTCTGGCCCGGGCGGATAATGCTGAAATCACGCTGTTAAATGTTCTTCCGGTCAACAGCCGCGCTCTGCTGCGGGGCTTTTCGTCGGATATCGCTAAGTTCGAAGCCTATATGACCGAAGAGTCAAAGAGAAAGATGAACGAATTAAAGCGGCTCTTTGATGTACCGCCGGAGAGAATGCATACCGAAGTGCGTTTTGGCAGCGTGCGGGATGAAATTATCGCGACGGGGACTGAAGGTAAATTCGATATTATTGTTATCGGTTCGAAAAAGCCTGGCGTGACGACCCATCTGCTGGGTTCGAATGCGGAATCGGTATTACGCTATGCCAAAATTCCGGTATTAGTGGTGCGTTAA
- a CDS encoding GntR family transcriptional regulator, protein MAAESQLNPTQPVNQQIYRILRSDIVHCLIPPGTPLSEKEVSVRFDVSRQPVREAFIKLAENGLIQIRPQRGSYVNKISLSQVQNGCFVRQAIECAVVRRAAGLVDDNQCYQLEQNLHQQRIAIERKQLNDFFLLDDEFHQKLAQIAGCQLAWDTIENIKATMDRVRYMSLDHVSPPEMLLRQHLDIFNALEKRDADAVEKAMTLHLQEIGESVQLIRQENSDWFSEE, encoded by the coding sequence ATGGCCGCTGAATCGCAACTTAATCCGACACAACCCGTTAATCAGCAAATTTATCGTATTCTGCGCAGCGACATCGTGCATTGTCTGATCCCGCCGGGCACCCCACTTTCTGAAAAAGAGGTGTCGGTCCGTTTTGATGTCTCCCGTCAGCCGGTTCGCGAAGCCTTTATTAAGCTTGCCGAAAACGGCCTGATTCAGATCCGCCCCCAGCGCGGCAGCTACGTCAATAAGATCTCCCTCAGCCAGGTGCAGAACGGCTGTTTTGTCCGTCAGGCCATCGAGTGCGCCGTGGTCCGTCGTGCGGCAGGCCTGGTTGACGACAACCAGTGTTATCAGCTGGAGCAGAACCTGCACCAGCAGCGCATCGCCATTGAGCGTAAACAGCTGAATGATTTCTTCCTGCTCGACGACGAATTTCACCAGAAGCTGGCGCAGATTGCTGGCTGCCAGCTGGCGTGGGATACCATCGAGAATATCAAGGCGACCATGGACCGGGTGCGTTACATGAGTCTTGACCACGTTTCTCCGCCGGAGATGTTGCTGCGACAGCATCTGGATATTTTCAATGCGCTGGAAAAGCGCGACGCCGATGCGGTAGAAAAAGCGATGACCCTGCATCTGCAGGAAATTGGCGAGTCAGTGCAGTTAATTCGTCAGGAAAACAGCGACTGGTTTAGCGAAGAGTAA